ttgcTAATTTATGATTATACATGATCTCATTATTGCCAGAAAAGATATTtcaaagttgagtttaatttattttggaactacaatgtaaatgtattaaatttagcTCCCATGaaaatcattatttacaattataaataattacaGAACCAATGTCAGAAAATACATCACAATAGAAACTCCAATCACATTCATATGAGTTTATAAAAAGAGGACCGAGCAAAATGACTTTTGCAAATACTTCTTAACACTTGCTGTATATTATAGTGAAGGGTCAACAAAGTTTCAAAGCTGTATCAGAGTAAttgttatattaaatattttattcattaaatgcCAAGCTACACACTACACAAGTCCAAAAGAAACTTTTATATCAACAATGACCTTTTCAAAATCAACTTTccaaagtaaataaatttacatgaaaTTCTCAAACAGGACAACaaatttttaagtaatttaaTTTGACCAATCCCACCCCAAAATGTACCTgaaagtagtacatgtataagaattaATATTCTGAAATCATGAAAAGTTTAGAAACATTTGTTGAAGGAACTTGATAGATTTCCAAACTACAATTCATAAGGCATCTTCCTGCCAACAAAAGTAAATTTCCCAGCGTGCCTCAGTTCTTCCTCTTCCTCCGCCTCACTAGATATGCTCAAAATGTCCTCCATGGTTATAAAGTCCATGATTTTTTTGGCAACAGGTAGTTTGGGAACATTTTTCAGAAATGGTTGCTTCACACACTCTCGGATATGACAACGGCAGATTTCTTGTAAAGACCTgggaaactttaaaattttcgaaaacACATTCAAAATTTCCTTTTTCTCTTCAGCAGGAAAATGCATATTTAATTCTTGAGAAGTTCTCAAAATATTTGACAAGATTTTGATGACTTTCACTGGTATCTTTCTGTAACACATCAGGTAGAGTTTGATCAGCTCAATGTTTTTGTGAGTCAGTGCTAAAAATAGAGGTTCAAGGTCAAAGTGGGGATGAGAATCCTGGTAGAGCACACAGCACACCATCAGCTTCTTCTCCCGGCAATGGGACTCTAGGTCACAGCCATTCTTGATTAGTACTTTGGCAACTCTTGTACTGTTCTCATTAGTCGCCACCATAATCGGAGTCATTCCTTTCTCATTCATCTGTAAAAGTGTAAGATCGATAAAATTGTGTCCTTAATTAATCCACTCTTGGATAACTGTCAACTTATGACTGAAAATCTACCcctcttttaaatatttgacatGTATACTGAACATGAATACACAAAAACTAAAAACATGTAGTAGCTACAAAATATTTGCACCATGTATGAAGTTTATTCACTTAATTGTAACTTTCAATGAAAACACAAATGTATGAGTTCCTATTTTTACTTACCACATGGAAGTCACAGTTTACGTCGATCAGCTGTTGTACAATGTGGGAGAAGTTGTTGGCCGTAGCGACATGGATGGGGATGGTAGACACTTTGGCCCCCCGAGTGTTGACCTCAGGGAGGGACAGTAACCTCTCCACAACCTGGGTGTTGCCCTTCTCGCAGGCTGTGTACAGTGGGGTCTGCTCTTTACCGTTTCTGGCATTAATATCACAACCTGCAGACATAGGAAATGTGGAAAAGGACCATTAATAAGACCTTCAGCTGGTATGAGGGAGGAATTAGTATTTCTATAtctaacatatatttaaacacAATATCACTACCAATTTATAGTTAATTTCTAACATCTCACAAAATTCTAATTATAAAAGCTCTGCAAAGTTAGGCATATAGATTTAAgttaaagaaatattgaaaCACAACCTCATTGTATTTTTCAGTTCCTCTGAATTACACAAGTCCTAATTGTAAATGCTTTGTAAATGTCAGcacacagaaaaaaaacttaagatATTAAGTTGTACCTGACTCAATAAGAAGCAGGGCGGCCTCCGTATAATGTTGAATGATGGCTTCGTGGAGGGACGTCAGCTGCACTGTTTTTTCTTTCAGGTCCAAGTTACTTCCTGCTTCAATCAAAGCTCTCACTATCTGGAGAAGGTTCAGAAAACAATTTCAATCCATTGGTgcagtttaaaaacaaaattttgacatATATGCACAACAAATATAAAGCTTATCTAAAAGTAAATGAGCCTAAATACACAAAAAGTACTTGGTATGTGGAAGGAAAGTACTTGAAAAAGTTTTTACAGTAATTTACCGGTACAATGCAATTTATTGGAACTTTGAGTATCTTATGACATAGTTATAAAATTCTTGCAGCTGTATATTGCtctcaaataattttcaacTACATGTTCATGGGAAATGCTTACCAATAACAATTAGAGAATAGGTACATGCATAATGAATAAATAGAACAAAATGAGATTAATTTTCACAAGTCAACCTGGTTCATTCAAGGCCTAAGTCTTATTCTTACCTTGATATCTACTCGTGACAATATGGCTGAAAACAATGGATGCTCTCCTTTTTTATTCACCTTATTTACATCACAACCTGCAACAAAATGTACCTCACAAACACACCTGACATAAAAAATTCCATCTTTcgataaaaaaatatctcttcTAACTATAAAACTCAGGTAATGAGAAATTTCTATCCCCAAAAAGGTACATATTTAACGTTAAACACTTATGaatttcataaaaagaaatttcctaTCAATTCgccattattttaaaaagagagTTAATGATAATAAGTAAGTAATGATAATAaggaagtttaaagatttagttTCTTTCAAATATGATAAGCTCTCATACACATTTAAAACCAATCATTATCTGCACATAAAAATAGCAAGGATTTATGGTGAgtggttttaaaacattaaaactcATGACAGGAAGCAAGCAAGCATCATTTAAGACCTTGTAAAATATGTACCGGTACTAAAATACCTGTACCCGGTACTGAAATTGCAAGAGAGGTAGTTCCCAGGAAATTATGGATAATTTCTCAAATATTCTCTGAATTTGATAAACTTACCAGCAGCTATCAAGTGATCAACGATTGTTGCATTGTTTCCATAGACACCAGCATGTAAAACACTGTCCCCAGAGGTTGTTGCGATGGAAACATCAGCCTTTTGATCCAACAATAAGGTAGATAACTCTACAAACACACCAAATTGcaatgattattaaaaaaaatatagagaatttcagcttttctctttttataaataaatgcacCAAATACCGGTAAATGCCCCTAATAAATGTtcagagaaaaataaaattctttgaattgtttttactTTAGTCTTCTTCTAGTTCACTAGTTTAAAGCTTTAGACGTAAGGTGTCTCCTAAACATATCAACACTTATTGCAAACTAAGATTTGATAAATATACTGTTTAATTACATCTAAAAGACTAGTCTAAAGCCCCCAGAGGGAGATTTTAATCTGTAACCCAAGGATCAGCTCCCTTCACAGTGACTCTAGAATGGATGTGAAACACCCACTCTGTAACTTCTTTAATTAACTTTGCATCAATTCAATGTTAGAAAATAATGAAGATAGAATCTATGAGTACATTACTCCTCTGGTATGTACCTCTGAAGCATGCATGCTGCCCCAGTACCTAAGTTTCCTGCAAAGGCACTCTGATACAGCGCGGTCCAGCCCTGGGAATCCTGTTTGTTGATATCGGCTCCCCTGTTGATCAGCTCCTTAACAATGGCCATGGCCTGCTGGTCAAATTCCCTCCCAAACACACTGGACACTACAAAGACATCACACAGAACACTTCAAGAGATGTATAGTCTCCAGAATATTAACAGCACAACATTAATTTATACCATAtaccaatctaattaaaattagattttaaatccGCTCCTTTTTAGATCGCTACATAAGGCGATCTAAtaggagcggatcaaagatctaattttaattagattgaccctatacatgtataatgtcatTACTTTAGtgtggattaaaaaaaaaaattcatcataatttttgaaaacataaaGCACATGGAACTAGAAGCATATATTGTATATTCCAGTATTTAAGTATAGTACATTTTAAACTATTGTAGAGTAATTAATAATCTTCAATGAACTTGCAGTTACTAGCTcatgtttttctacatgtagGCTATGCTGGATCATACCTTGCCTGATGGCGGCGTGTATGGGTGCCTGCTGCTGTTTGTCTTTTTTGTTGACATCTGCTGCAGCCTGAATCAAGGCTGTTGCTGTCTTCCAGTGAGATCCAATGATTGCCTCTACAAAACATGAAATACTCAGAGTTcaattatatatatctatacagTATAAATTTGCTAAATGTTAAGGActgcatttgaaatttttgcacggtttttaacaacttattaaaaaacatatttggaAAGAATACTGAATTGCCCTAGCACTTAAGAAAACACAGTACAAATAATAATTCATCCTGCTTACCAATAAGAGGCACTCGTCCATTGGTTGTTGCCATATCTACATCTGCTTTGTGATAGGCTAATTCTTTAATTATGTCACTATATCCTTGTGCAGCAGCCAACAAAACAGCTGTTTCACCTGCTCTATCCTTTAGATTAACAGATGCCCCTAGAGCATACAAAGACACACACTAATACTTATATTTTCCTTCTTGTACTGGTATATTCAAGTTTGTGTCTTTACcagtatattcattttttttttaaagtttttaaaattcaagtaAATAGTATGACTAAAATTACTGTTTTGAGATACATAGCAATCCTCATCATGCACTTTGCTGCAAAACCccaatttatattttgtaaatacaaagtgaaaaagtaataaaattagaatttacCTTTTTCAAGAAGGATTTTGGCTACTTCAGTCAGTCCTAGTTCACTGGCTACCATTAGGGGAGATTTGAAATCTGTATCTATAAAGTTGATGTTGCATCCCCCATCCACCAGTCTATGCACACAGCTAATATGTTCGTTCTTCACTGCTGCATGTAGAGGTGATTGACCATGAACATTCTGGAGGTCAAGGTCACAACATGCTTCTACAAGGACACTCACAATATCAAAATGGCCTTTATAGGCTGCAGTGAACAATGGAGTTGATTCGTGGTCATTTTGAGCATTCAGCTGGGCTCCGCTTCTGACCAGTAATTTGACAATGTCTGTGTGTCCTTTCCAGCAGGCTGTGTTTAGTACGCTGTTCTTCTGAGCGTCACAAACATTAACATCAGCTCCTTTCTCTACCAGTTTCTGACAAATCTCATACTCGCCCTCCTTCACAGCTAGCTGCAGTGCTGTCTGGCCTCTGTACTGGAAATCTACTTCAAAATCTTCCTCTAAAAGTTCCTGTATTTTGACCCTGTCCTTCTGAATAATGGCATCTTGGAGTTTCCGAatccttcttcttttttctcttttttcaaatCCACTCCGAGatttatctatatttaaaaaaaagaagaattaatGATAGTATTTACACATTAATTACCCATTGTCGGAAACCAACTGTCAGTCTCGCTTCTCTTACCTCATTAAGAGAAGCAAGACAGACCGTGGGTTTCCGACCAAGATTTATTACCATGTTCATTGGTTTGATATTCACTTTGATTGACAGTTCTGTAAAAACACCTCCACTAAGACTGATTGAAGGTTTTGTTGGGTATGGTTAGTTTCGAATGGTACAGTATTCATTCTGGTGTTCAAACtttgaacc
This portion of the Magallana gigas chromosome 7, xbMagGiga1.1, whole genome shotgun sequence genome encodes:
- the LOC105341471 gene encoding ankyrin repeat domain-containing protein 50, which produces MAEEEELRIRDRSQDKSRSGFEKREKRRRIRKLQDAIIQKDRVKIQELLEEDFEVDFQYRGQTALQLAVKEGEYEICQKLVEKGADVNVCDAQKNSVLNTACWKGHTDIVKLLVRSGAQLNAQNDHESTPLFTAAYKGHFDIVSVLVEACCDLDLQNVHGQSPLHAAVKNEHISCVHRLVDGGCNINFIDTDFKSPLMVASELGLTEVAKILLEKGASVNLKDRAGETAVLLAAAQGYSDIIKELAYHKADVDMATTNGRVPLIEAIIGSHWKTATALIQAAADVNKKDKQQQAPIHAAIRQVSSVFGREFDQQAMAIVKELINRGADINKQDSQGWTALYQSAFAGNLELSTLLLDQKADVSIATTSGDSVLHAGVYGNNATIVDHLIAAGCDVNKVNKKGEHPLFSAILSRVDIKIVRALIEAGSNLDLKEKTVQLTSLHEAIIQHYTEAALLLIESGCDINARNGKEQTPLYTACEKGNTQVVERLLSLPEVNTRGAKVSTIPIHVATANNFSHIVQQLIDVNCDFHVMNEKGMTPIMVATNENSTRVAKVLIKNGCDLESHCREKKLMVCCVLYQDSHPHFDLEPLFLALTHKNIELIKLYLMCYRKIPVKVIKILSNILRTSQELNMHFPAEEKKEILNVFSKILKFPRSLQEICRCHIRECVKQPFLKNVPKLPVAKKIMDFITMEDILSISSEAEEEEELRHAGKFTFVGRKMPYEL